From a region of the Mercurialis annua linkage group LG1-X, ddMerAnnu1.2, whole genome shotgun sequence genome:
- the LOC126664553 gene encoding uncharacterized protein LOC126664553, whose protein sequence is MSLYGSSHSDSLRSKKELSNNKRRDVYEMLLQKSVDGKLKRGVTATVASKFSISMRSVQRIWKRSKLSENADVSHKKTENCGRKRIEIDLEQFRAIPLQQRTSLDSLACSLKMNTSTIFNLFKSGAIRRHSNAIKPFLKEENMRARLRFCISMLNKISIPHDPIFKGMYNIIHIDEKWFYMTRKTEKYYLLPDEEDPIRSCKNKKFIGKVMFLAAIARPRFDAQGNENFNGKIGVFPFVTQDPAIRNSANRIAGTLETKPLTSINRNTMRSYLIEKVLPAIREKWPRDDIMATIFIHQDNARTHVGKNDEDFCQAARL, encoded by the exons ATGTCACTCT ATGGGTCATCACACTCTGACAGTTTGCGAAGTAAGAAAGAATTAAGCAATAATAAACGTAGAGATGTGTATGAGATGCTTTTACAAAAAAGCGTCGATGGAAAATTGAAAAGAGGTGTTACAGCGACGGTGGCTTCAAAATTTTCGATTTCAATGCGTTCAGTTCAACGTATTTGGAAACGATCAAAATTAAGTGAAAATGCAGACGTGTCTCACAAAAAGACCGAAAATTGTGGGCGTAAAAGAATTGAAATTGACTTGGAACAATTTCGTGCCATTCCTTTACAACAACGAACAAGTCTAGATTCCCTAGCTTGCTCCTTAAAAATGAATACAAGCacaatatttaacctttttaagtCGGGTGCCATACGGCGACATTCAAATGCTATAAAACCTTTTTTAAAGGAGGAAAACATGAGAGCTCGATTGAGATTTTGCATTTCAATGCTTAACAAAATTAGCATTCCACATGATCCAATATTTAAGGGAATGTACAATATCATTCACATCGATGAAAAGTGGTTCTATATGACAAGAAAGACAGAGAAATATTACTTGCTACCAGATGAAGAAGATCCGATACGAagctgtaaaaataaaaaatttattggcAAAGTGATGTTTTTAGCTGCCATAGCTCGTCCAAGATTTGATGCACAaggaaatgaaaattttaatggaaaaattGGTGTATTTCCTTTTGTGACTCAAGACCCGGCTATAAGGAATAGTGCAAATAGAATAGCGGGCACTTTAGAGACAAAACCTTTAACTTCAATCAATAGGAATACTATGAGATCATATTTGATTGAAAAAGTCTTACCTGCAATAAGAGAAAAATGGCCAAGAGATGATATTATGGCCACTATTTTTATTCATCAAGACAATGCAAGGACACATGTTGGTAAGAATGATGAAGATTTTTGTCAAGCGGCAAGATTATAA